A genome region from Pseudorca crassidens isolate mPseCra1 chromosome 20, mPseCra1.hap1, whole genome shotgun sequence includes the following:
- the LOC137214349 gene encoding zinc finger protein 227 isoform X2: MCNFCRDPHGLLTALACISWLLCPSPVMPSQESDLPRKEWEKMTEFQEAVTFKDVAVTFTEEELGLLDSAQRKLYQDVMVENFRNLVSVGHLPFKPDMVSQLETEEKIWMMERETQRNGHSSENRKAIISGSKNPDEVETLGKVALKYLSCEEPSCWQIWKQVASDSTCCLQRRTSHFLQGDSLQVSENENHMMNHKGDSSSYLENQEFLISRTQDSCGNMYVSESGNQSRGKQMNGKNNPCICEAFMKKSPLSDPVTTDTEQKPCKGDTLYPCRECGRSFSGSEVLPVHPRVHLGEKCSHLQSHQRIHPRGKVDKCRESGDGFNRNSFHPRQSNHTGEKSYRCDSCGKGFSSSTGLIIHYRTHTGEKPYKCEECGKCFSQSSNFQCHQRVHTEEKPYKCDECGKGFGWSVNLRVHQRVHRGEKPYKCEECGKGFTQAAHYHIHQRVHTGEKPYKCDVCGKGFSHNSPLICHRRVHTGEKPYRCEACGKGFTRNTDLHIHFRVHTGEKPYKCKECGKGFSQASNLQVHQNVHTGEKRFKCETCGKGFSQSSKLQTHQRVHTGEKPYRCDMCGKDFSYSSNLKLHQVIHTGEKPYKCEECGKGFSWRSNLHAHQRVHSGEKPYKCEACDKSFSQAIDFRVHQRVHTGEKPYKCGVCGKGFSQSSGLQSHQRVHTGEKPYRCNMCGKGFRYSSQFIYHQRGHTGEKPYKCEECGKAFGRSLNLRHHQRVHTGEKPHKCEECGKAFSLPSNLRVHLSVHAREKLFKCEECGKGFSQSSRLHAHQRVHTGEKPYKCDICGKDFSHRSRLTYHQKVHTGKSL, from the exons ATGTGTAATTTCTGCAGAGATCCACATGGGCTCCTGACAGCCCTGGCCTGCATCTCATGGCTTCTTTGTCCTTCCCCAGTTATGCCTTCTCAGGAATCTGACCTTCCCCGGAAGGAGTGGGAGAAAATGACTGAGTTTCAG GAGGCAGTGACCTTCAAGGACGTGGCCGTGACCTTCACCGAGGAGGAACTGGGGCTGCTGGACTCTGCCCAGAGGAAACTGTACCAGGATGTGATGGTGGAGAACTTCCGGAACCTGGTCTCAGTGG GACATCTTCCCTTCAAGCCAGATATGGTGTCCCAGTTGGAGACAGAAGAAAAGATTTGGATGATGGAGAGAGAAACCCAAAGAAACGGGCATTCCAGTGAGAACCGCAAAGCTATTATTTCAG GCAGCAAGAATCCCGATGAGGTGGAGACTCTTGGAAAAGTCGCATTAAAATACCTTTCATGTGAAGAGCCGTCTTGCTGGCAAATCTGGAAACAGGTCGCAAGTGATTCAACGTGCTGTCTTCAGAGGAGGACTTCCCATTTCCTACAAGGTGATTCTCTTCAGGTTTCTGAAAATGAGAACCATATGATGAACCACAAAGGCGATAGTTCCAGTTACCTTGAAAATCAAGAGTTTTTGATTTCGAGAACCCAGGATTCCTGTGGGAATATGTATGTGAGTGAGTCAGGGAATCAGAGTAGAGGTAAGCAAATGAACGGGAAAAACAACCCATGTATATGTGAAGCCTTCATGAAGAAATCACCCCTGAGTGATCCTGTTACAACTGACACAGAACAGAAACCCTGCAAAGGAGACACACTGTATCCCTGTAGAGAGTGTGGGAGAAGCTTCAGTGGTAGCGAAGTGCTCCCAGTTCATCCGAGGGTTCACCTGGGAGAGAAATGCTCCCATCTGCAAAGTCATCAAAGAATTCACCCGCGAGGAAAAGTCGATAAATGTCGTGAATCCGGCGATGGTTTCAATAGGAACTCCTTTCATCCCCGTCAATCTAATCACACGGGAGAGAAGTCCTATAGGTGTGACAGTTGTGGCAAGGGATTCAGTAGCAGCACAGGCCTTATCATCCACTATAGGACACACACGGGGGAGAAGCCTTACAAATGCGAGGAGTGCGGTAAATGCTTTAGCCAAAGTTCAAATTTTCAGTGCCATCAGAGAGTCCACACCGAAGAGAAACCGTACAAGTGCGACGAGTGCGGGAAGGGCTTCGGCTGGAGCGTTAACCTTCGTgttcaccagagggtccacaggGGTGAGAAACCCTATAAGTGTGAGGAGTGTGGGAAGGGCTTCACACAGGCCGCGCATTATCACATACATCAGAGGGTCCACACCGGGGAGAAACCCTACAAATGCGATGTCTGCGGCAAGGGGTTCAGTCACAATTCCCCTTTGATATGCCACCGGAGggtccacactggagagaaaccgtaCAGATGTGAGGCGTGCGGGAAGGGCTTCACCCGTAACACAGATCTTCACATCCACTTCCGTGTCCACACGGGAGAGAAACCCTACAAATGCAAGGAGTGCGGGAAGGGCTTCAGTCAGGCTTCCAATCTTCAAGTCCACCAGAACGTCCACACCGGGGAGAAACGATTCAAATGCGAGACGTGTGGGAAGGGCTTCAGTCAGTCGTCAAAGCTGCAGACCCACCAGAGAGTCCACACAGGGGAAAAGCCGTACAGATGCGACATGTGCGGTAAGGACTTCAGTTACAGTTCAAATCTTAAACTGCACCAAGTcattcacactggagaaaaaccGTATAAATGTGAGGAGTGTGGGAAGGGCTTCAGTTGGAGATCAAACCTTCATGCTCATCAGAGAGTCCACTCAGGAGAGAAACCCTACAAATGTGAGGCGTGTGATAAGAGCTTCAGTCAGGCCATAGATTTCCGGGTCCATCAGAGAGTCCACACGGGCGAGAAACCCTACAAGTGTGGTGTCTGTGGGAAGGGCTTCAGCCAGTCCTCTGGTCTTCAGTCCCATCAGAGGGTCCACACTGGGGAGAAGCCCTACAGATGCAACATGTGTGGAAAGGGCTTTCGTTACAGTTCACAGTTTATATACCACCAGAGGGGCCACACTGGTGAAAAGCCTTACAAATGTGAggagtgtgggaaagccttcgGGCGGAGCTTGAATCTTCGCcatcaccagagggtccacacaggagagaaaccccaCAAGTGTGAGgagtgtgggaaggccttcagtCTCCCCTCCAATCTTAGAGTCCATCTGAGTGTTCACGCTCGGGAGAAACTGTTTAAATGTGAGGAGTGTGGGAAGGGCTTCAGTCAGAGTTCTCGGCTTCACGCCCACCAGAGGGTCCacacaggagaaaaaccatacaagTGTGACATATGTGGTAAGGACTTCAGTCACCGTTCACGGCTTACATACCATCAGAAAGTCCACACTGGCAAGAGTCTTTAA
- the LOC137214349 gene encoding zinc finger protein 227 isoform X4 — protein MPSQESDLPRKEWEKMTEFQEAVTFKDVAVTFTEEELGLLDSAQRKLYQDVMVENFRNLVSVGHLPFKPDMVSQLETEEKIWMMERETQRNGHSSENRKAIISGSKNPDEVETLGKVALKYLSCEEPSCWQIWKQVASDSTCCLQRRTSHFLQGDSLQVSENENHMMNHKGDSSSYLENQEFLISRTQDSCGNMYVSESGNQSRGKQMNGKNNPCICEAFMKKSPLSDPVTTDTEQKPCKGDTLYPCRECGRSFSGSEVLPVHPRVHLGEKCSHLQSHQRIHPRGKVDKCRESGDGFNRNSFHPRQSNHTGEKSYRCDSCGKGFSSSTGLIIHYRTHTGEKPYKCEECGKCFSQSSNFQCHQRVHTEEKPYKCDECGKGFGWSVNLRVHQRVHRGEKPYKCEECGKGFTQAAHYHIHQRVHTGEKPYKCDVCGKGFSHNSPLICHRRVHTGEKPYRCEACGKGFTRNTDLHIHFRVHTGEKPYKCKECGKGFSQASNLQVHQNVHTGEKRFKCETCGKGFSQSSKLQTHQRVHTGEKPYRCDMCGKDFSYSSNLKLHQVIHTGEKPYKCEECGKGFSWRSNLHAHQRVHSGEKPYKCEACDKSFSQAIDFRVHQRVHTGEKPYKCGVCGKGFSQSSGLQSHQRVHTGEKPYRCNMCGKGFRYSSQFIYHQRGHTGEKPYKCEECGKAFGRSLNLRHHQRVHTGEKPHKCEECGKAFSLPSNLRVHLSVHAREKLFKCEECGKGFSQSSRLHAHQRVHTGEKPYKCDICGKDFSHRSRLTYHQKVHTGKSL, from the exons ATGCCTTCTCAGGAATCTGACCTTCCCCGGAAGGAGTGGGAGAAAATGACTGAGTTTCAG GAGGCAGTGACCTTCAAGGACGTGGCCGTGACCTTCACCGAGGAGGAACTGGGGCTGCTGGACTCTGCCCAGAGGAAACTGTACCAGGATGTGATGGTGGAGAACTTCCGGAACCTGGTCTCAGTGG GACATCTTCCCTTCAAGCCAGATATGGTGTCCCAGTTGGAGACAGAAGAAAAGATTTGGATGATGGAGAGAGAAACCCAAAGAAACGGGCATTCCAGTGAGAACCGCAAAGCTATTATTTCAG GCAGCAAGAATCCCGATGAGGTGGAGACTCTTGGAAAAGTCGCATTAAAATACCTTTCATGTGAAGAGCCGTCTTGCTGGCAAATCTGGAAACAGGTCGCAAGTGATTCAACGTGCTGTCTTCAGAGGAGGACTTCCCATTTCCTACAAGGTGATTCTCTTCAGGTTTCTGAAAATGAGAACCATATGATGAACCACAAAGGCGATAGTTCCAGTTACCTTGAAAATCAAGAGTTTTTGATTTCGAGAACCCAGGATTCCTGTGGGAATATGTATGTGAGTGAGTCAGGGAATCAGAGTAGAGGTAAGCAAATGAACGGGAAAAACAACCCATGTATATGTGAAGCCTTCATGAAGAAATCACCCCTGAGTGATCCTGTTACAACTGACACAGAACAGAAACCCTGCAAAGGAGACACACTGTATCCCTGTAGAGAGTGTGGGAGAAGCTTCAGTGGTAGCGAAGTGCTCCCAGTTCATCCGAGGGTTCACCTGGGAGAGAAATGCTCCCATCTGCAAAGTCATCAAAGAATTCACCCGCGAGGAAAAGTCGATAAATGTCGTGAATCCGGCGATGGTTTCAATAGGAACTCCTTTCATCCCCGTCAATCTAATCACACGGGAGAGAAGTCCTATAGGTGTGACAGTTGTGGCAAGGGATTCAGTAGCAGCACAGGCCTTATCATCCACTATAGGACACACACGGGGGAGAAGCCTTACAAATGCGAGGAGTGCGGTAAATGCTTTAGCCAAAGTTCAAATTTTCAGTGCCATCAGAGAGTCCACACCGAAGAGAAACCGTACAAGTGCGACGAGTGCGGGAAGGGCTTCGGCTGGAGCGTTAACCTTCGTgttcaccagagggtccacaggGGTGAGAAACCCTATAAGTGTGAGGAGTGTGGGAAGGGCTTCACACAGGCCGCGCATTATCACATACATCAGAGGGTCCACACCGGGGAGAAACCCTACAAATGCGATGTCTGCGGCAAGGGGTTCAGTCACAATTCCCCTTTGATATGCCACCGGAGggtccacactggagagaaaccgtaCAGATGTGAGGCGTGCGGGAAGGGCTTCACCCGTAACACAGATCTTCACATCCACTTCCGTGTCCACACGGGAGAGAAACCCTACAAATGCAAGGAGTGCGGGAAGGGCTTCAGTCAGGCTTCCAATCTTCAAGTCCACCAGAACGTCCACACCGGGGAGAAACGATTCAAATGCGAGACGTGTGGGAAGGGCTTCAGTCAGTCGTCAAAGCTGCAGACCCACCAGAGAGTCCACACAGGGGAAAAGCCGTACAGATGCGACATGTGCGGTAAGGACTTCAGTTACAGTTCAAATCTTAAACTGCACCAAGTcattcacactggagaaaaaccGTATAAATGTGAGGAGTGTGGGAAGGGCTTCAGTTGGAGATCAAACCTTCATGCTCATCAGAGAGTCCACTCAGGAGAGAAACCCTACAAATGTGAGGCGTGTGATAAGAGCTTCAGTCAGGCCATAGATTTCCGGGTCCATCAGAGAGTCCACACGGGCGAGAAACCCTACAAGTGTGGTGTCTGTGGGAAGGGCTTCAGCCAGTCCTCTGGTCTTCAGTCCCATCAGAGGGTCCACACTGGGGAGAAGCCCTACAGATGCAACATGTGTGGAAAGGGCTTTCGTTACAGTTCACAGTTTATATACCACCAGAGGGGCCACACTGGTGAAAAGCCTTACAAATGTGAggagtgtgggaaagccttcgGGCGGAGCTTGAATCTTCGCcatcaccagagggtccacacaggagagaaaccccaCAAGTGTGAGgagtgtgggaaggccttcagtCTCCCCTCCAATCTTAGAGTCCATCTGAGTGTTCACGCTCGGGAGAAACTGTTTAAATGTGAGGAGTGTGGGAAGGGCTTCAGTCAGAGTTCTCGGCTTCACGCCCACCAGAGGGTCCacacaggagaaaaaccatacaagTGTGACATATGTGGTAAGGACTTCAGTCACCGTTCACGGCTTACATACCATCAGAAAGTCCACACTGGCAAGAGTCTTTAA
- the LOC137214349 gene encoding zinc finger protein 227 isoform X3 has product MVYEEWPVMPSQESDLPRKEWEKMTEFQEAVTFKDVAVTFTEEELGLLDSAQRKLYQDVMVENFRNLVSVGHLPFKPDMVSQLETEEKIWMMERETQRNGHSSENRKAIISGSKNPDEVETLGKVALKYLSCEEPSCWQIWKQVASDSTCCLQRRTSHFLQGDSLQVSENENHMMNHKGDSSSYLENQEFLISRTQDSCGNMYVSESGNQSRGKQMNGKNNPCICEAFMKKSPLSDPVTTDTEQKPCKGDTLYPCRECGRSFSGSEVLPVHPRVHLGEKCSHLQSHQRIHPRGKVDKCRESGDGFNRNSFHPRQSNHTGEKSYRCDSCGKGFSSSTGLIIHYRTHTGEKPYKCEECGKCFSQSSNFQCHQRVHTEEKPYKCDECGKGFGWSVNLRVHQRVHRGEKPYKCEECGKGFTQAAHYHIHQRVHTGEKPYKCDVCGKGFSHNSPLICHRRVHTGEKPYRCEACGKGFTRNTDLHIHFRVHTGEKPYKCKECGKGFSQASNLQVHQNVHTGEKRFKCETCGKGFSQSSKLQTHQRVHTGEKPYRCDMCGKDFSYSSNLKLHQVIHTGEKPYKCEECGKGFSWRSNLHAHQRVHSGEKPYKCEACDKSFSQAIDFRVHQRVHTGEKPYKCGVCGKGFSQSSGLQSHQRVHTGEKPYRCNMCGKGFRYSSQFIYHQRGHTGEKPYKCEECGKAFGRSLNLRHHQRVHTGEKPHKCEECGKAFSLPSNLRVHLSVHAREKLFKCEECGKGFSQSSRLHAHQRVHTGEKPYKCDICGKDFSHRSRLTYHQKVHTGKSL; this is encoded by the exons ATGGTTTACGAGGAGTGGCCAG TTATGCCTTCTCAGGAATCTGACCTTCCCCGGAAGGAGTGGGAGAAAATGACTGAGTTTCAG GAGGCAGTGACCTTCAAGGACGTGGCCGTGACCTTCACCGAGGAGGAACTGGGGCTGCTGGACTCTGCCCAGAGGAAACTGTACCAGGATGTGATGGTGGAGAACTTCCGGAACCTGGTCTCAGTGG GACATCTTCCCTTCAAGCCAGATATGGTGTCCCAGTTGGAGACAGAAGAAAAGATTTGGATGATGGAGAGAGAAACCCAAAGAAACGGGCATTCCAGTGAGAACCGCAAAGCTATTATTTCAG GCAGCAAGAATCCCGATGAGGTGGAGACTCTTGGAAAAGTCGCATTAAAATACCTTTCATGTGAAGAGCCGTCTTGCTGGCAAATCTGGAAACAGGTCGCAAGTGATTCAACGTGCTGTCTTCAGAGGAGGACTTCCCATTTCCTACAAGGTGATTCTCTTCAGGTTTCTGAAAATGAGAACCATATGATGAACCACAAAGGCGATAGTTCCAGTTACCTTGAAAATCAAGAGTTTTTGATTTCGAGAACCCAGGATTCCTGTGGGAATATGTATGTGAGTGAGTCAGGGAATCAGAGTAGAGGTAAGCAAATGAACGGGAAAAACAACCCATGTATATGTGAAGCCTTCATGAAGAAATCACCCCTGAGTGATCCTGTTACAACTGACACAGAACAGAAACCCTGCAAAGGAGACACACTGTATCCCTGTAGAGAGTGTGGGAGAAGCTTCAGTGGTAGCGAAGTGCTCCCAGTTCATCCGAGGGTTCACCTGGGAGAGAAATGCTCCCATCTGCAAAGTCATCAAAGAATTCACCCGCGAGGAAAAGTCGATAAATGTCGTGAATCCGGCGATGGTTTCAATAGGAACTCCTTTCATCCCCGTCAATCTAATCACACGGGAGAGAAGTCCTATAGGTGTGACAGTTGTGGCAAGGGATTCAGTAGCAGCACAGGCCTTATCATCCACTATAGGACACACACGGGGGAGAAGCCTTACAAATGCGAGGAGTGCGGTAAATGCTTTAGCCAAAGTTCAAATTTTCAGTGCCATCAGAGAGTCCACACCGAAGAGAAACCGTACAAGTGCGACGAGTGCGGGAAGGGCTTCGGCTGGAGCGTTAACCTTCGTgttcaccagagggtccacaggGGTGAGAAACCCTATAAGTGTGAGGAGTGTGGGAAGGGCTTCACACAGGCCGCGCATTATCACATACATCAGAGGGTCCACACCGGGGAGAAACCCTACAAATGCGATGTCTGCGGCAAGGGGTTCAGTCACAATTCCCCTTTGATATGCCACCGGAGggtccacactggagagaaaccgtaCAGATGTGAGGCGTGCGGGAAGGGCTTCACCCGTAACACAGATCTTCACATCCACTTCCGTGTCCACACGGGAGAGAAACCCTACAAATGCAAGGAGTGCGGGAAGGGCTTCAGTCAGGCTTCCAATCTTCAAGTCCACCAGAACGTCCACACCGGGGAGAAACGATTCAAATGCGAGACGTGTGGGAAGGGCTTCAGTCAGTCGTCAAAGCTGCAGACCCACCAGAGAGTCCACACAGGGGAAAAGCCGTACAGATGCGACATGTGCGGTAAGGACTTCAGTTACAGTTCAAATCTTAAACTGCACCAAGTcattcacactggagaaaaaccGTATAAATGTGAGGAGTGTGGGAAGGGCTTCAGTTGGAGATCAAACCTTCATGCTCATCAGAGAGTCCACTCAGGAGAGAAACCCTACAAATGTGAGGCGTGTGATAAGAGCTTCAGTCAGGCCATAGATTTCCGGGTCCATCAGAGAGTCCACACGGGCGAGAAACCCTACAAGTGTGGTGTCTGTGGGAAGGGCTTCAGCCAGTCCTCTGGTCTTCAGTCCCATCAGAGGGTCCACACTGGGGAGAAGCCCTACAGATGCAACATGTGTGGAAAGGGCTTTCGTTACAGTTCACAGTTTATATACCACCAGAGGGGCCACACTGGTGAAAAGCCTTACAAATGTGAggagtgtgggaaagccttcgGGCGGAGCTTGAATCTTCGCcatcaccagagggtccacacaggagagaaaccccaCAAGTGTGAGgagtgtgggaaggccttcagtCTCCCCTCCAATCTTAGAGTCCATCTGAGTGTTCACGCTCGGGAGAAACTGTTTAAATGTGAGGAGTGTGGGAAGGGCTTCAGTCAGAGTTCTCGGCTTCACGCCCACCAGAGGGTCCacacaggagaaaaaccatacaagTGTGACATATGTGGTAAGGACTTCAGTCACCGTTCACGGCTTACATACCATCAGAAAGTCCACACTGGCAAGAGTCTTTAA
- the LOC137214349 gene encoding zinc finger protein 227 isoform X1, translating to MSTFQEAVTFKDVAVAFTEEELGLLDSAQRKLYQDVMVENFRNLVSVVMPSQESDLPRKEWEKMTEFQEAVTFKDVAVTFTEEELGLLDSAQRKLYQDVMVENFRNLVSVGHLPFKPDMVSQLETEEKIWMMERETQRNGHSSENRKAIISGSKNPDEVETLGKVALKYLSCEEPSCWQIWKQVASDSTCCLQRRTSHFLQGDSLQVSENENHMMNHKGDSSSYLENQEFLISRTQDSCGNMYVSESGNQSRGKQMNGKNNPCICEAFMKKSPLSDPVTTDTEQKPCKGDTLYPCRECGRSFSGSEVLPVHPRVHLGEKCSHLQSHQRIHPRGKVDKCRESGDGFNRNSFHPRQSNHTGEKSYRCDSCGKGFSSSTGLIIHYRTHTGEKPYKCEECGKCFSQSSNFQCHQRVHTEEKPYKCDECGKGFGWSVNLRVHQRVHRGEKPYKCEECGKGFTQAAHYHIHQRVHTGEKPYKCDVCGKGFSHNSPLICHRRVHTGEKPYRCEACGKGFTRNTDLHIHFRVHTGEKPYKCKECGKGFSQASNLQVHQNVHTGEKRFKCETCGKGFSQSSKLQTHQRVHTGEKPYRCDMCGKDFSYSSNLKLHQVIHTGEKPYKCEECGKGFSWRSNLHAHQRVHSGEKPYKCEACDKSFSQAIDFRVHQRVHTGEKPYKCGVCGKGFSQSSGLQSHQRVHTGEKPYRCNMCGKGFRYSSQFIYHQRGHTGEKPYKCEECGKAFGRSLNLRHHQRVHTGEKPHKCEECGKAFSLPSNLRVHLSVHAREKLFKCEECGKGFSQSSRLHAHQRVHTGEKPYKCDICGKDFSHRSRLTYHQKVHTGKSL from the exons TTATGCCTTCTCAGGAATCTGACCTTCCCCGGAAGGAGTGGGAGAAAATGACTGAGTTTCAG GAGGCAGTGACCTTCAAGGACGTGGCCGTGACCTTCACCGAGGAGGAACTGGGGCTGCTGGACTCTGCCCAGAGGAAACTGTACCAGGATGTGATGGTGGAGAACTTCCGGAACCTGGTCTCAGTGG GACATCTTCCCTTCAAGCCAGATATGGTGTCCCAGTTGGAGACAGAAGAAAAGATTTGGATGATGGAGAGAGAAACCCAAAGAAACGGGCATTCCAGTGAGAACCGCAAAGCTATTATTTCAG GCAGCAAGAATCCCGATGAGGTGGAGACTCTTGGAAAAGTCGCATTAAAATACCTTTCATGTGAAGAGCCGTCTTGCTGGCAAATCTGGAAACAGGTCGCAAGTGATTCAACGTGCTGTCTTCAGAGGAGGACTTCCCATTTCCTACAAGGTGATTCTCTTCAGGTTTCTGAAAATGAGAACCATATGATGAACCACAAAGGCGATAGTTCCAGTTACCTTGAAAATCAAGAGTTTTTGATTTCGAGAACCCAGGATTCCTGTGGGAATATGTATGTGAGTGAGTCAGGGAATCAGAGTAGAGGTAAGCAAATGAACGGGAAAAACAACCCATGTATATGTGAAGCCTTCATGAAGAAATCACCCCTGAGTGATCCTGTTACAACTGACACAGAACAGAAACCCTGCAAAGGAGACACACTGTATCCCTGTAGAGAGTGTGGGAGAAGCTTCAGTGGTAGCGAAGTGCTCCCAGTTCATCCGAGGGTTCACCTGGGAGAGAAATGCTCCCATCTGCAAAGTCATCAAAGAATTCACCCGCGAGGAAAAGTCGATAAATGTCGTGAATCCGGCGATGGTTTCAATAGGAACTCCTTTCATCCCCGTCAATCTAATCACACGGGAGAGAAGTCCTATAGGTGTGACAGTTGTGGCAAGGGATTCAGTAGCAGCACAGGCCTTATCATCCACTATAGGACACACACGGGGGAGAAGCCTTACAAATGCGAGGAGTGCGGTAAATGCTTTAGCCAAAGTTCAAATTTTCAGTGCCATCAGAGAGTCCACACCGAAGAGAAACCGTACAAGTGCGACGAGTGCGGGAAGGGCTTCGGCTGGAGCGTTAACCTTCGTgttcaccagagggtccacaggGGTGAGAAACCCTATAAGTGTGAGGAGTGTGGGAAGGGCTTCACACAGGCCGCGCATTATCACATACATCAGAGGGTCCACACCGGGGAGAAACCCTACAAATGCGATGTCTGCGGCAAGGGGTTCAGTCACAATTCCCCTTTGATATGCCACCGGAGggtccacactggagagaaaccgtaCAGATGTGAGGCGTGCGGGAAGGGCTTCACCCGTAACACAGATCTTCACATCCACTTCCGTGTCCACACGGGAGAGAAACCCTACAAATGCAAGGAGTGCGGGAAGGGCTTCAGTCAGGCTTCCAATCTTCAAGTCCACCAGAACGTCCACACCGGGGAGAAACGATTCAAATGCGAGACGTGTGGGAAGGGCTTCAGTCAGTCGTCAAAGCTGCAGACCCACCAGAGAGTCCACACAGGGGAAAAGCCGTACAGATGCGACATGTGCGGTAAGGACTTCAGTTACAGTTCAAATCTTAAACTGCACCAAGTcattcacactggagaaaaaccGTATAAATGTGAGGAGTGTGGGAAGGGCTTCAGTTGGAGATCAAACCTTCATGCTCATCAGAGAGTCCACTCAGGAGAGAAACCCTACAAATGTGAGGCGTGTGATAAGAGCTTCAGTCAGGCCATAGATTTCCGGGTCCATCAGAGAGTCCACACGGGCGAGAAACCCTACAAGTGTGGTGTCTGTGGGAAGGGCTTCAGCCAGTCCTCTGGTCTTCAGTCCCATCAGAGGGTCCACACTGGGGAGAAGCCCTACAGATGCAACATGTGTGGAAAGGGCTTTCGTTACAGTTCACAGTTTATATACCACCAGAGGGGCCACACTGGTGAAAAGCCTTACAAATGTGAggagtgtgggaaagccttcgGGCGGAGCTTGAATCTTCGCcatcaccagagggtccacacaggagagaaaccccaCAAGTGTGAGgagtgtgggaaggccttcagtCTCCCCTCCAATCTTAGAGTCCATCTGAGTGTTCACGCTCGGGAGAAACTGTTTAAATGTGAGGAGTGTGGGAAGGGCTTCAGTCAGAGTTCTCGGCTTCACGCCCACCAGAGGGTCCacacaggagaaaaaccatacaagTGTGACATATGTGGTAAGGACTTCAGTCACCGTTCACGGCTTACATACCATCAGAAAGTCCACACTGGCAAGAGTCTTTAA